A region of Bacillota bacterium DNA encodes the following proteins:
- a CDS encoding MFS transporter: MAFSIRADILKELGVTFNISHEQQGFVNLMGIWGFPIAILIVGPLCNIIGMGRLLKLACIGHILGIVFTILSPQYGFPVLLASTLLVGLANGTVEGVINPLAASMYPEDKTHKLNVLHAWWPGGLVIGGLLTTALAEFFNASWQVRIGTIIIPAVIYGAMIWTEKFPPTERAASGVSTAEMFKEILRPGVLLLMLCMCMTAITELGPDQWVGSVLTDTVGIRGILFLVYTAGLMFVLRLFAGPLARTFTPVGLLAICAALAAVGLYWLSHAFAAGVAFAAATLFGIGKAYFWPTMLGVTSERYPRGGEFLLAVMGATGMIAAGIAGPVMGRIYDHHTIQHLTPEIRQMVVVDSKFSPEKAKEIEDRAKQGDPTAAEQAKVIKEALKQGAAMAIRYVAILPVILVFLFGLQFLYYRSKGGYRAIRLEGSGEGGGGSG; the protein is encoded by the coding sequence ATGGCATTCTCCATCCGCGCAGACATCCTGAAGGAGCTGGGTGTTACCTTCAACATCAGCCACGAGCAACAGGGCTTCGTGAACCTGATGGGCATCTGGGGGTTCCCCATCGCCATCCTGATTGTGGGTCCCCTGTGTAACATCATCGGCATGGGCAGGCTGCTGAAGCTTGCCTGCATCGGGCACATTCTGGGCATTGTCTTCACCATCCTGTCGCCGCAGTATGGGTTCCCCGTGCTGCTGGCGTCCACCCTGCTGGTTGGTCTGGCAAACGGCACGGTCGAGGGGGTGATTAACCCGCTTGCCGCCTCCATGTACCCGGAGGACAAAACCCACAAGCTGAACGTGCTTCATGCGTGGTGGCCCGGCGGACTGGTCATCGGCGGCTTGCTGACCACCGCGCTGGCGGAGTTCTTCAACGCCAGCTGGCAGGTGCGCATCGGCACCATTATCATCCCTGCCGTTATCTACGGGGCGATGATATGGACGGAGAAGTTCCCGCCCACCGAGCGCGCCGCTTCAGGGGTCTCTACCGCCGAGATGTTCAAGGAGATTCTACGTCCGGGCGTGCTGTTGTTAATGCTGTGCATGTGTATGACCGCGATTACCGAGCTGGGACCCGACCAGTGGGTAGGGTCGGTGCTGACCGACACGGTGGGTATTCGCGGCATCCTGTTCCTCGTGTATACGGCGGGACTGATGTTTGTCTTGCGGTTGTTCGCCGGACCGCTTGCCAGGACCTTCACGCCGGTTGGGCTGCTGGCGATTTGTGCCGCACTGGCGGCAGTCGGTCTGTACTGGCTGAGCCATGCGTTTGCTGCTGGTGTGGCGTTTGCGGCGGCAACCCTGTTTGGCATCGGTAAAGCGTATTTCTGGCCCACCATGCTGGGCGTTACCTCCGAGCGCTACCCGCGTGGCGGCGAGTTCCTGCTGGCGGTGATGGGCGCAACTGGTATGATTGCTGCCGGCATTGCCGGGCCGGTGATGGGGCGCATCTATGACCACCACACGATACAGCACCTGACCCCCGAAATCCGGCAGATGGTGGTGGTGGATAGCAAGTTCAGCCCGGAGAAGGCGAAAGAGATAGAAGACCGGGCAAAACAGGGTGACCCAACCGCCGCGGAGCAGGCGAAGGTGATTAAGGAAGCCCTGAAGCAGGGCGCAGCAATGGCCATCCGCTACGTGGCGATCCTGCCGGTGATACTGGTGTTCCTGTTCGGCTTGCAGTTCCTGTACTATCGGTCGAAGGGTGGCTACCGTGCCATTCGACTGGAAGGCAGCGGCGAAGGCGGGGGTGGAAGTGGCTAG
- a CDS encoding SRPBCC family protein — protein MPTIEHSIWINAPVEKVYAVAREVERFPEVMPDLESVKVLERSEDGSRTITEWTGLVREFNNMHVKWTEEDIWNDAEHTCHFRLIKGDMQRMEGEWRFVEEEGGTRFYSRLDYDYNVPLLGALVKNLIHKKLEENVQMVLEGIRSRAEGA, from the coding sequence ATGCCCACGATTGAACACAGCATCTGGATTAACGCACCGGTAGAAAAGGTCTATGCCGTTGCCAGAGAGGTCGAGCGGTTTCCCGAGGTGATGCCCGACCTCGAATCGGTAAAGGTTTTGGAGCGGAGCGAAGACGGTTCGCGCACCATCACCGAGTGGACGGGGCTGGTACGAGAGTTCAACAACATGCACGTGAAATGGACAGAAGAGGACATCTGGAACGATGCGGAACACACCTGCCACTTCCGCCTGATTAAGGGTGACATGCAACGCATGGAGGGCGAATGGCGATTTGTGGAAGAAGAGGGCGGCACACGCTTTTACTCGCGGCTGGATTACGATTATAACGTGCCATTGCTGGGTGCGCTGGTAAAGAACCTCATCCACAAGAAGCTGGAAGAGAACGTACAGATGGTGCTGGAAGGGATACGCTCTCGCGCGGAAGGGGCGTAG
- the lpxK gene encoding tetraacyldisaccharide 4'-kinase: MSNREQLRWWQVLLVPLSVLYSIGLKVYLWWRLPRQSRAKAVVISAGNLSVGGTGKTPVVIAICRYLQSKGFRVAVLSRGYGGTMSHAGGVVSDGEHIFANSAQAGDEPLLIARKLPGVVVLVGKDRRKTARQATEQFGCNVLVLDDGFQYWQLHRDVDLVLLDGERPFGNGWTLPAGILREPVEHLRRADALLVQGEGERCTTLTQMFPFTPCFTWQKSGEGIRQLYHADAHWRADLLSGKRVYALAAIASFESFRQTLTQLGAQVVGTRSLPDHHRYSPADVLEAQRLARECGAEVIVVTEKDAVKLEEMPAMLLEPPMWALDIEACFSESFWQWLNAQVRAAQRLRSSQVSATEGAL; encoded by the coding sequence ATGAGCAACAGGGAGCAGCTCCGGTGGTGGCAGGTTCTTCTGGTGCCCCTTTCGGTACTGTACAGTATCGGGTTAAAAGTATATCTGTGGTGGAGGTTGCCCCGCCAGAGCAGGGCGAAAGCGGTGGTCATCTCCGCAGGCAACCTTTCGGTTGGGGGCACGGGTAAGACGCCTGTCGTCATTGCTATCTGCCGCTATTTGCAGAGCAAAGGCTTCCGGGTAGCCGTGCTGAGCCGGGGATACGGAGGCACGATGAGCCACGCAGGCGGTGTGGTGTCCGATGGCGAGCATATCTTCGCTAACTCCGCGCAGGCAGGCGACGAACCGCTGTTGATCGCCCGCAAACTGCCCGGTGTGGTGGTGCTGGTGGGCAAGGACCGCCGCAAGACCGCACGACAAGCCACCGAACAGTTCGGATGCAACGTGCTGGTGCTGGACGACGGCTTTCAGTACTGGCAGCTGCACCGCGACGTGGACCTGGTGTTGCTGGATGGAGAGCGTCCGTTCGGCAACGGCTGGACGTTACCCGCCGGCATCCTGCGTGAGCCTGTGGAACACCTGCGGCGAGCCGATGCTTTGCTGGTGCAGGGCGAGGGTGAGCGGTGCACAACTCTCACACAAATGTTTCCTTTTACTCCCTGCTTCACCTGGCAAAAGTCGGGCGAAGGCATCCGGCAACTGTATCATGCGGACGCCCACTGGCGAGCCGACCTGCTGTCCGGTAAGCGCGTTTATGCGCTGGCGGCAATTGCCAGTTTCGAATCGTTCCGGCAAACGCTGACGCAGCTGGGCGCACAGGTCGTCGGCACGCGAAGTCTGCCCGACCATCACCGTTATTCGCCTGCAGACGTTCTGGAAGCCCAGCGTCTTGCCCGCGAGTGCGGCGCCGAGGTGATCGTGGTCACCGAGAAGGACGCCGTGAAACTGGAAGAGATGCCAGCCATGTTGCTGGAACCCCCCATGTGGGCACTGGATATCGAGGCGTGCTTCTCGGAAAGTTTCTGGCAATGGCTGAACGCACAGGTACGGGCGGCTCAACGTCTCCGTTCAAGCCAGGTCTCCGCGACAGAAGGGGCACTCTGA
- the mreD gene encoding rod shape-determining protein MreD, translating to MKMPVWLKLMLLMLFATAVQGSFAHHLQFRGVQPDFNKVVLICIAVNTPVHVATACGFLSGWLMGTVVGMSVGSYLVSRMVLGASLGLLELRVFRHHPVVLIFSALTGSMLCEAVFFLFSPQPNVSQWVYQAAGESIYNLLFVLPIALWVRRILPSGPGLVYAS from the coding sequence ATGAAGATGCCCGTGTGGCTGAAGCTGATGTTGCTGATGCTGTTTGCTACCGCCGTGCAGGGAAGTTTCGCCCATCACCTGCAGTTTCGCGGCGTGCAACCCGATTTCAATAAAGTGGTGCTTATCTGCATCGCGGTCAACACTCCCGTACATGTCGCCACAGCCTGTGGTTTCCTGTCAGGCTGGCTCATGGGCACGGTGGTGGGGATGTCTGTGGGCAGCTACCTGGTCAGCCGGATGGTGCTGGGAGCATCGCTGGGTCTGCTGGAGCTGCGGGTCTTTCGCCATCATCCGGTGGTACTGATATTCTCCGCCCTGACGGGCAGTATGCTGTGTGAGGCGGTGTTCTTCCTGTTCTCGCCACAGCCGAACGTGTCGCAGTGGGTGTATCAGGCGGCAGGCGAGAGCATCTACAACCTGCTGTTTGTCTTGCCAATCGCCCTGTGGGTGAGGCGTATTTTGCCGTCGGGACCGGGGCTGGTGTACGCATCATAA
- the mreC gene encoding rod shape-determining protein MreC, which translates to MRNLWRDNRFRIIVVLAVLALFAGIQHNRAMQRGAANPFAEAVMALVAPVQSALRSTGDFLSDFGYGVVHGRRLREQNQQLQREIEALRTAQTTLEELRQENERLRQLLQFAQSRKIRPLVARVLAIQPSAYFHTLIVNRGQAEGVRPRMVAVTDRGLVGLVYLVTRHTAHVLLITDPNASVGARIQRAESRAVGVCRGRGEDYLVLTFLSKDADVRPGDVVITSGLGGVYPAGIPIGTVEQVMEQKQAGMREARVKPFVNVMQIEEVLLTRGETPPS; encoded by the coding sequence ATGCGCAACCTGTGGCGGGACAACCGGTTCCGGATCATCGTTGTGCTTGCTGTACTGGCTCTGTTCGCTGGCATCCAGCACAATCGTGCAATGCAGCGAGGGGCGGCTAACCCGTTCGCAGAAGCAGTGATGGCTCTGGTGGCTCCCGTGCAGTCTGCCCTGCGTTCCACCGGAGATTTCCTCTCGGACTTCGGTTACGGGGTAGTGCACGGGCGACGGTTACGCGAGCAGAACCAGCAGCTGCAGAGAGAGATAGAGGCTTTACGCACCGCGCAGACCACGCTCGAAGAACTGCGACAGGAAAACGAGCGACTGCGCCAGCTGTTGCAGTTTGCCCAATCCAGGAAGATTCGCCCTCTGGTAGCGCGTGTGCTGGCGATCCAGCCCTCTGCCTACTTCCACACATTGATCGTGAACCGTGGTCAGGCAGAAGGGGTGCGCCCGCGCATGGTGGCGGTGACGGACAGAGGACTGGTGGGACTGGTGTATCTGGTGACACGCCACACCGCACACGTTTTGCTGATTACCGACCCGAATGCCAGCGTTGGCGCGCGGATACAGCGTGCGGAATCGCGGGCGGTGGGCGTCTGTCGGGGGCGCGGAGAGGATTATCTGGTGTTAACCTTCCTGTCCAAAGATGCCGATGTACGACCCGGCGACGTGGTCATCACATCGGGACTGGGAGGGGTATACCCCGCAGGTATTCCCATCGGCACTGTCGAACAGGTCATGGAACAGAAACAGGCGGGTATGCGCGAGGCGCGTGTGAAGCCTTTCGTGAATGTGATGCAGATAGAAGAGGTACTGCTTACTCGCGGGGAGACACCACCTTCATGA
- a CDS encoding rod shape-determining protein, whose product MWKRLLGRFSRDMGIDLGTANTLVHVRGKGILLREPSVVAIEKDTKKVLAVGEEAKRMLGRTPGNIIAIRPLKDGVIADFDQTEKMLRYFIQKVHRRSWAAPTVVVGIPSGVTEVERRAVMDACKKAGAKVSYLIEEPMAAAIGAGLPVGDATGSMIVDIGGGTTEVAVISLSGIVASRSIRIAGDEIDEAIAAYVRRTYNLYIGDRTAEEAKIQIGSAYPLEEETQMEVRGRDLITGLPRSAVISSEEIRHAIQEPVNAIVEAVKLTLEMTPPELASDIINRGITLAGGGALLRGLDCLISKETGMPVHVAPDPLSCVVIGTGRVLEEIETNPSLRKVLIGTNRSY is encoded by the coding sequence ATTTGGAAAAGATTACTGGGACGTTTCTCGCGGGATATGGGTATCGACCTCGGCACGGCAAACACACTGGTGCACGTGCGAGGGAAAGGTATTCTCCTCCGTGAGCCTTCTGTAGTCGCTATCGAGAAAGACACCAAAAAGGTACTGGCAGTCGGCGAAGAAGCCAAAAGGATGCTGGGGCGAACACCGGGCAATATCATCGCTATTCGTCCCCTGAAAGATGGAGTGATTGCCGACTTCGACCAGACCGAGAAGATGCTCCGTTACTTTATCCAGAAAGTGCACCGGCGTTCGTGGGCGGCGCCGACGGTGGTGGTGGGCATTCCCAGCGGGGTGACCGAGGTAGAGCGTCGCGCGGTGATGGACGCCTGCAAAAAGGCGGGGGCGAAAGTATCTTACCTGATTGAAGAGCCGATGGCAGCAGCGATTGGAGCGGGCTTGCCTGTTGGGGATGCGACTGGTTCGATGATTGTGGACATCGGCGGTGGCACCACCGAGGTAGCAGTCATCTCACTCTCGGGTATCGTGGCAAGCCGTTCCATCCGTATCGCAGGTGATGAGATCGACGAAGCCATCGCCGCTTACGTGCGTCGTACCTACAACCTGTATATCGGCGATCGCACCGCCGAAGAGGCTAAAATCCAGATTGGTTCCGCCTACCCGCTGGAGGAGGAGACCCAGATGGAGGTGCGGGGGCGGGATTTGATTACCGGACTGCCGCGCAGTGCGGTCATCTCCTCCGAGGAGATAAGGCATGCCATTCAGGAGCCGGTCAACGCTATCGTGGAGGCGGTCAAGCTGACATTGGAGATGACTCCACCCGAACTCGCATCGGATATCATCAACCGGGGCATCACGTTGGCTGGTGGTGGCGCGTTGTTGCGGGGGCTGGACTGCCTTATCTCCAAAGAGACGGGAATGCCCGTGCATGTGGCGCCCGACCCGCTCAGCTGCGTGGTGATAGGCACAGGACGAGTGCTGGAGGAGATTGAGACCAATCCCAGCCTGCGCAAGGTGCTTATCGGTACCAATCGCTCTTACTAA
- a CDS encoding DUF721 domain-containing protein, with product MQPDLIRDILDETVDALGLRERLRAIRALLNWEEVVGKTVAAAAQPEALKEGKVFIAVKSNAWIQELRFHQQTILQRLNEYAGSPIFNELVFRVKPRSRKTSRGDPQPEQPPIVEPELDAATIARLHSLTEPITDAELRAKVTEYLVAYHRLAQIRRQLGWRECVRCGCLHPGEGSECPFCRGDLA from the coding sequence TGGATGAAACGGTAGACGCGCTGGGTCTGCGCGAGAGGCTGAGGGCGATTCGTGCGCTGCTCAACTGGGAAGAGGTGGTGGGCAAAACGGTCGCCGCGGCAGCGCAACCCGAAGCGTTGAAAGAGGGCAAAGTTTTCATCGCCGTGAAGAGCAACGCATGGATACAGGAACTGCGCTTCCATCAGCAGACCATCCTGCAACGGCTGAACGAATATGCGGGATCCCCCATTTTCAACGAGCTGGTCTTCCGCGTGAAACCACGTTCGCGCAAAACCTCCAGAGGCGACCCGCAGCCCGAACAACCTCCCATCGTGGAGCCGGAGCTGGACGCTGCCACCATCGCGCGCCTGCACAGCCTCACCGAGCCGATTACCGATGCAGAGCTTCGCGCGAAAGTAACCGAGTACCTGGTCGCGTACCATCGTCTGGCTCAGATACGCCGGCAGCTGGGATGGCGAGAGTGCGTACGCTGCGGATGCCTGCACCCCGGTGAAGGCTCAGAGTGCCCCTTCTGTCGCGGAGACCTGGCTTGA
- a CDS encoding Glu/Leu/Phe/Val dehydrogenase: MTTTHDKGRNGANPYQMALEQLAIVAELLNVDPNIHEFLKYPERELTVHFPVQMDDGSVRIFTGYRVQHNRARGPSKGGIRYHPEADINEVRALAMWMTWKCAVVNIPYGGAKGGVMCDPKKLSLKELERLTRRYATEISVIIGPESDIPAPDVGTDPQVMAWIMDTYSMHKGYTVPAVVTGKPIPIGGSEGRIEATGRGLVMIANRCSQILNIPLQGARVVIQGFGNVGSSAAKFFHEAGAKVVAVSDALNAVYNPKGLDIPLLLKHCVRREGTLPQYAEGEVLTNREMLELPCDFLVPAALGNQITSENAARIRARVIIEGANGPTTPEADRILNEAGVFLVPDILANAGGVIVSYFEWVQDLQSFFWSEDEVNQRLERILIDAFDEVVRTAKTRKVDMRTAAYIIGVGRVADAIITRGIYP; this comes from the coding sequence ATGACCACAACGCACGACAAGGGACGCAACGGAGCGAACCCTTACCAGATGGCACTGGAGCAGCTGGCGATTGTGGCGGAACTGCTGAACGTGGACCCCAATATCCATGAGTTTCTCAAATACCCCGAGCGCGAGCTGACGGTGCATTTCCCGGTGCAGATGGACGATGGCTCGGTGCGCATCTTCACAGGCTACCGGGTGCAGCACAACCGGGCGCGAGGACCTTCAAAGGGAGGCATCCGCTATCACCCCGAAGCCGACATCAACGAAGTGCGCGCTCTGGCGATGTGGATGACGTGGAAGTGCGCGGTGGTAAACATTCCGTATGGTGGGGCAAAGGGCGGCGTGATGTGCGACCCCAAGAAACTGTCACTGAAAGAGCTGGAACGCCTGACCCGGCGTTATGCCACCGAAATCAGCGTTATCATCGGACCGGAGAGCGACATCCCCGCACCCGACGTGGGTACCGACCCGCAGGTTATGGCGTGGATTATGGACACCTACAGCATGCACAAAGGCTACACGGTACCCGCTGTGGTGACGGGCAAACCGATACCGATAGGTGGTTCGGAGGGACGTATCGAAGCAACGGGGCGCGGGCTGGTGATGATAGCCAATCGTTGCTCGCAGATACTGAATATCCCACTGCAAGGGGCACGGGTGGTCATCCAGGGCTTTGGCAACGTGGGCAGCTCGGCAGCGAAATTCTTTCACGAAGCGGGCGCGAAGGTTGTGGCTGTCAGTGACGCCCTGAACGCAGTCTATAATCCCAAAGGGCTGGATATCCCCTTGCTGTTGAAACACTGTGTCCGACGTGAGGGCACTCTGCCTCAGTACGCGGAAGGCGAGGTTTTGACCAACAGGGAAATGCTGGAACTGCCCTGTGATTTCCTGGTGCCTGCCGCGCTGGGTAACCAGATTACCAGCGAAAACGCCGCGCGCATTCGGGCAAGGGTGATCATCGAGGGGGCGAACGGACCCACCACGCCAGAGGCAGACCGCATCCTGAACGAGGCTGGCGTCTTCCTTGTACCCGATATCCTGGCAAACGCAGGCGGGGTTATTGTCTCATACTTCGAGTGGGTGCAGGACCTGCAAAGCTTCTTCTGGAGCGAAGACGAAGTCAACCAGCGTCTGGAGCGCATTCTGATCGACGCCTTTGACGAGGTGG